In Fusarium falciforme chromosome 10, complete sequence, a single genomic region encodes these proteins:
- a CDS encoding Glyco-hydro-cc domain-containing protein, protein MRRLSTFYLFHFLGLANCIDLTSKRGLAFHGDKHESDNELLLSNNSEIAWYYTWSLWPSDEIGKSLPFVPLIHGLDDASDSELKSRLNKLPDSSTHLLSFNEPDGETDTGGSSISAKDAARSYMSNIAPLRNSTNSRQWNISHPSVTGSPRGLEWLRDFNESCYDIDDDGCPTDFVAVHWYGDAPGLENWLQTLREFYNETAPKAKFWITEMALPKEDEEATLSMMNESLRKLDSLDYVQAYAWFGAFRSDEANEWTGDSVSLFDDDGSLTKLGVEYLGGKSKGFEEGMSGGLRQAPTSSLVLVGLMIAAFLTW, encoded by the coding sequence ATGCGCCGACTCTCTACTTTCTATTTGTTCCATTTCTTAGGTCTCGCCAATTGCATTGACCTGACCTCTAAACGTGGATTGGCTTTCCATGGCGACAAACACGAGTCCGATAACGAGCTACTGCTGTCAAACAACTCGGAGATAGCATGGTACTACACCTGGTCCCTCTGGCCGTCAGATGAGATTGGCAAATCTCTTCCTTTTGTGCCACTGATTCACGGCCTCGACGATGCATCAGACTCTGAACTTAAATCTCGCCTCAACAAACTTCCAGACTCTTCAACCCATCTCCTCAGCTTCAACGAACCCGATGGAGAGACGGATACGGGTGGCAGCTCAATATCAGCCAAGGATGCCGCTCGCTCTTACATGTCCAATATTGCTCCGTTGAGAAATTCGACGAATTCTCGACAATGGAATATAAGCCACCCGAGTGTTACTGGCTCTCCACGAGGACTTGAATGGCTCAGAGACTTCAACGAATCTTGTTACGACATTGACGACGATGGTTGCCCGACAGATTTTGTGGCAGTACACTGGTATGGTGATGCACCAGGGCTCGAAAACTGGCTTCAGACCTTGCGGGAATTTTACAACGAGACTGCCCCGAAAGCCAAGTTCTGGATTACTGAAATGGCCTTGCCAaaagaagacgaggaagCGACCTTGTCTATGATGAACGAAAGCTTGCGGAAGCTCGACAGTCTCGACTACGTGCAAGCGTATGCTTGGTTTGGAGCATTCCGTTCAGATGAAGCAAACGAGTGGACTGGCGACAGTGTTTCTCTCTTTGATGATGACGGAAGTCTGACAAAGCTCGGTGTGGAGTATCTTGGTGGCAAGAGCAAAGGTTTTGAAGAAGGCATGTCGGGAGGCCTTCGACAAGCGCCCACGAGTAGTCTTGTTCTGGTTGGATTGATGATAGCGGCGTTCCTTACCTGGTGA
- a CDS encoding CFEM domain-containing protein, producing MKTVAVAVAALALQVVAHESLDKADYFPECSLDCLTEAIEKSVECKETDSICLCDHENYEAIYEYTMDCVIDACGEDVAIDEVLPAAEPYCSDATSLYSATATSPLPSHTHSHDEEEEEEEDHTHEHSHDTTAAESAAETTAAAATTKEAAESEAAETTEAPSTAAETAAATTSSVEAVSTGAAGQLGSMGAAAMLAMGALAAF from the exons ATGAAGACCGTCGCCGTTGCCGTCGCTGCCCTGGCCCTCCAGGTTGTCGCCCACGAGTCTCTCGACAAGGCCGACTACTTCCCCGAGTGTTCTCTCGACTGTCTCACCGAGGCCATCGAGAAAAGCGTCGAGTGCAAGGAGACTGACTCCATCTGCCTCTGCGACCACGAGAACTACGAGGCCATCTACGAGTACACCATGGACTGTGTCATTGACGCCTGCGGTGAAGATGTCGCCATCG ACGAGGTCCTCCCCGCTGCTGAGCCTTACTGCTCTGACGCCACCTCTCTGTACTCCGCCACTGCCACTTCTCCCCTTCCTTCCCACACTCACTCtcacgacgaggaggaggaggaggaagaggaccaCACCCACGAGCACTCCCACGATACCACCGCCGCCGAGTCCGCCGCCGAGACtactgccgctgccgccaccACTAAGGAGGCTGCCGAGTCCGAGGCCGCTGAGACCACCGAGGCTCCTTCCACCGCTGCTGAGACtgccgccgccaccaccTCTTCTGTCGAAGCCGTTTCCACTGGCGCCGCTGGTCAGCTCGGCTCCATGGGCGCTGCTGCCATGCTCGCCATGGGTGCCCTTGCCGCCTTCTAA
- a CDS encoding Zn(2)-C6 fungal-type domain-containing protein, whose amino-acid sequence MATRTKKTMGQSTKRVCTRRSRSFGGCVTCRSRRMKCDEGRPTCSMCKVSGLACGGYTKDIFFDFEDGPMTGVGRFRRPLLTERERECMSQQILADIPPALATWHLSQIDDECDGASPTRDIQISRGPFGAFRVTGDPTPPASSDLPSLPEEVSTVHQDQDVFPGGEESLPQDDDGHVDFVSPSIELATLSPKLSGRRGRLSGYQTPSGSRGDWLKVLDGIPMVDLLDMAGHLEIPEWWDTMGVEAIDPWAGVSHTTDRRPTTTSHHQPTPTPSSSGLQMSRVAPNDSPSCSSSTPSSGPVSLSLENNVPQDAVFLLKHYATTVLRGLTPYRHSKTPWHVLFLPHVKSCLAALTLGEDMDNASLCAFFGTLAISAFSLGGIYSSTRWLDQGKAYHQRARLHVRLMLETAYNIPKTAKYKSILMALLTMVQISVLSGNRDDAEYYLLETEQFIRLRGLNRRKSRKVRLLHHCYVFERLSHESTFTESGSHLAHRSRVRETIESSGAVAYSQDSLSFRLSDWSNLDVEMLRVKGQEEGENDLHLECPGIWSATLYPEIFGMPELHVFMISLIIRLGREKNGGDEQKAIPGVALKQFLGRANAVERWVNQLHLLQRSMWIVEAPADPENEQSVPLLNILSDTMQHALAVYFYRTVYDLDTSMLQKHVVGVRDCLLRFDASDAGMGYGSLRLIWPAFIAAREADDSEIQSSFSQWFEDSARRSGLRIFTDTKERIEKVWEERGFANSNIVLG is encoded by the exons ATGGCAACTCGCACGAAAAAGACCATGGGACAAAGCACCAAACGAGTATGCACGCGGAGGAGCCGATCCTTTGGCGGATGCGTCACG TGTAGAAGTCGTCGCATGAAGTGCGATGAAGGGCGTCCAACTTGCTCAATGTGTAAAGTCTCTGGCCTTGCATGTGGAGGTTACACAAAAGACATCTTCTTCGACTTTGAGGATGGTCCCATGACTGGGGTTGGTCGATTTCGCCGCCCCTTGCTTACCGAAAGGGAGCGTGAATGCATGAGCCAGCAGATTCTCGCAGACATTCCTCCAGCATTGGCAACTTGGCATCTTTCTCAGATTGATGATGAATGCGATGGCGCATCTCCAACTAGAGATATCCAAATATCGCGCGGTCCGTTTGGGGCTTTCAGAGTCACCGGCGATCCAACGCCACCGGCTTCATCAGATTTGCCATCTCTTCCAGAGGAGGTTTCAACAGtacatcaagaccaagatgtGTTCCCTGGCGGGGAGGAGTCCCTTCcccaagatgatgatggtcatgTGGACTTTGTATCACCATCCATAGAACTCGCCACGTTATCCCCGAAATTATCAGGGCGCAGAGGTCGACTATCTGGATATCAGACCCCTTCTGGTTCCAGAGGGGACTGgctcaaagtccttgacgGGATTCCTATGGTCGACTTGCTGGATATGGCCGGACACCTGGAGATTCCCGAGTGGTGGGACACTATGGGGGTTGAGGCAATAGATCCATGGGCCGGGGTCTCACACACGACCGATAGAAGGCCTACTACGACGTCTCACCATCAGCCTACCCCAACTCCCTCTTCGAGTGGACTTCAGATGTCGCGAGTGGCACCTAACGACTCTCCAAGCTGTTCCTCTTCCACCCCAAGCTCAGGGCCCGTTTCCCTTAGTCTCGAGAACAACGTTCCTCAAGATGCCGTCTTCTTGCTGAAACACTATGCTACTACTGTTCTCCGAGGGTTGACGCCTTACCGTCATAGCAAGACACCATGGCATGTGCTATTCTTACCCCATGTGAAGAGTTGCTTGGCAGCTCTGACTCTTGGGGAAGATATGGACAACGCAAGCCTATGTGCCTTCTTCGGCACATTAGCCATCAGTGCTTTCAGTCTCGGCGGTATCTATAGCTCGACAAGATGGTTGGATCAGGGCAAAGCATACCACCAACGTGCCCGCCTACACGTTCGGTTAATGCTCGAGACCGCATACAACATCCCCAAGACAGCCAAGTACAAGTCAATACTCATGGCTCTCCTCACCATGGTGCAGATTTCTGTTCTTTCCGGGAACCGAGACGATGCAGAATACTACTTGCTGGAAACAGAGCAGTTCATCCGCCTCAGGGGTCTCAACCGAAGAAAGTCTCGAAAGGTCCGGCTGCTCCACCATTGTTACGTCTTTGAGCGACTTTCCCATGAAAGTACCTTTACCGAGAGTGGATCTCACTTGGCTCATCGCAGCCGGGTTCGTGAGACTATCGAATCAAGCGGCGCTGTTGCATACAGCCAGGATAGCCTGTCCTTCCGCCTCAGTGATTGGAGTAACCTCGATGTGGAAATGCTCAGGGTCAAGGGGCAAGAGGAGGGCGAAAACGACTTGCACCTCGAGTGTCCTGGCATCTGGTCTGCCACCCTTTACCCAGAAATCTTTGGCATGCCAGAACTGCATGTTTTTATGATATCACTCATCATTCGTCTTGGGCGAGAGAAGAACGGTGGTGACGAGCAGAAGGCGATACCTGGGGTTGCTTTGAAGCAATTCCTGGGCCGTGCAAATGCAGTCGAGCGATGGGTCAATCAGCTGCATTTGCTTCAGAGATCCATGTGGATTGTAGAGGCACCCGCTGACCCAGAGAACGAACAGTCCGTCCCTCTCCTCAATATCTTGTCCGACACGATGCAGCATGCGCTCGCCGTGTATTTTTACCGCACAGTCTATGACCTAGACACCAGCATGCTCCAAAAACATGTGGTCGGCGTGCGCGACTGTCTTCTGCGGTTTGATGCCTCGGATGCCGGTATGGGATATGGCTCTCTGAGGTTGATCTGGCCTGCGTTCATTGCGGCGCGTGAAGCAGATGATTCTGAAATTCAAAGCTCATTCTCTCAATGGTTTGAAGATTCTGCGCGGCGAAGTGGTCTGCGTATCTTTACAGACACGAAGGAGCGGATCGAGAAGGTCTGGGAGGAGAGAGGTTTCGCGAATAGCAACATTGTACTCGGGTAG